DNA from Myxococcus guangdongensis:
GTCACCTCGCGCGCGCCCGCGCGCTGCGTGAGCCCGTGGACCCGATTCCCGCCCTGTCACGCACCCTGGATGCGCTCGAGGAGCGCCTCGTGGAGCGTTGGGCCGGCACCGAGTCCTTCACCTGGCCCGCGTTCCGGTAGGCGCGCGCCGCGCTCGCGGACAAATCCAAGCCCAATGCTGACGGCACTTCCGTCGACGCGACTTCGACACGCCTCAGAGGTACGGCGGGCAGTCCCAGAGAGATGGGTACAACCCCTCGCAGTAACACCAGTGATGCCCTGTCGCATTCGAACAACGAACAGGCAGCGTGAGGCGACTTGGACATCTCGAGCCATCCAGTTCCTGGCAGGCTGGAGAAGCGGCGGCAACGACGGAAGACTCGTCATCACGGGTTACCAAGGTCGGCTCACAGAGTTCGTTGATACATGACATCCCCATGGGGCAAAGATCCTCGCCACTGTGCGGATTGACGATGCAGCGGCTGGACTGTTGCTCGACTTCAGCAGGGACTTCGGAGCGACGCTCCGCGTCCACGACGGTTCCTCCACACCCCAGCAACAAGCACACGGAGAAAACCCCTCCGACGATTCTTCGCATCGAGCCCCCTGGTTGGAAGATTCATCCAGGATAGGGCGCTGCGAATCGGCACGCTTCGCGCAGCGCCCCATGGAGTGTCCTGGGCTGCACTGCCGTACTTCAAAGCAGCAGCGGGCACCGGGTGCGGGGTATCGTCCTCACTCGCGGACGCGGATGACCAGCTTGCCGAACGGCCCCCGGTCCAGGTGCTCCAGGGCCTTGGGGAAGTCGCGCAGCGGGTACGTCGCGTCAATCACGGGCGCCACTCGCAGCGTGTCCACCGCGCGGACCAGGTCCTCCAGTCCACGGCGGTGTCCCACGAGCACACCTTGGATGATGCCGTGGCTGCGGAGCAGCGGGAGCGCGGGGAAGCGCATGTCGAAGCCCTCCAGCACGCCGATGAGCGAGATGCGCCCGCCGGACGCGAGGGCGCTGGCCGAGCGTCCCAGGTTGTCGCCGCCCACCAGCTCCAGCACCTGGTCCGCGCCACGTCCGCTCGTCAGCTCCAGCACCTCCTTCTCCCAGTCGGGGGTGCGGCGACGCTGGATGCCGTGGGCCGCGCCCAGCGTCTTCGCACGGGCGAGCTTCTCGTCCTCTCCCGAGGTGACGATGACGCGCGCGCCGAGCGCCGAGGCGAGCTGCACGGCGAACAGCGACACGCCGCCCGTCCCCTGCGTCACCACGGTCTGCCCGGGCCTGAGCGCACCTTGTTCCACGAGGGCCGTCCACGCGGTGAGCCCCGCGCAGGGCAGCGTGCTGGCCTGCGCGTCATCAAGCGTCCTGGGCGCGGCGACGAGCCAGCGCTCGGGCAGCACGACGTACTCGGACAACACGCCGGGCGCGCTTCCTCCCAGGGCTCGCGGTGCGCGAGGAGGCGGGCCGTCCACCCAGTCCGTGTTGAAGGCCGCGAGCACCCGCTCCCCCACCTGGACACGCGAGACGCTCGCGCCGGTGGCCACCACTTCGCCCGCCATGTCGGAGGTGGGCACGAAGGGCCACGACACGTCGGAGTATCCGCCTGCGTCCAGGAAGAGCTTCTCGCGGTAGTTGAGGGACACCGCCGACACGCGCACCAGGGCCTCGCCCGCGCCGGGCTTGGGAATGGGCACGCTCGCCAGCTCCAGGTTCACCCGGCCCGGCTTGCGCAGCTCCCACCGCTTCATCACGCCATCCATCGTTGCTGTCTCCAGGGTCATGCCATTCGAGGGCCTGGGGGATATAGGGAGGAGGACCGGTCCCCAGTGGAGAGCTTTGGGGGCTTCACTGGAGACAGGAATTCGCCAATGGGAGTCATGCCGTGACGGACCGCCTGAGTGGAGTGCTGACCTTCGTGCAGGCCGCGGAGGCGGGGAGCTTCGCGCTCGCGGCGAAGCGGCTGGGGTTGTCCCGGTCGGCGGTGGGCAAGAGCATCGCGAGGCTGGAGGAGCGGTTGGGGGCGCGGCTGTTCCTGCGCACCACGCGCAAGCAGGGGCTCACCGAGGATGGTCAGGTCTTCTACGAGCGGTGCGTGCGCGCGTTGGCGGAGCTGGAGGCCGCGGAGGCGGAGCTGGACTCCGGGCATCGCGCGCCCACGGGGCGGCTCCGGGTGACGGCCTCGGTGTTGTTCGGTCGGCACTGCGTGGCGCCGTTGCTCGGGGAGCTGGCGCGACAGCATCCGGAGCTCGAGGTGGAGTTGTCCGTGAGCGACCGGGTGGTGGACCTCATCGAGGAGGGATTCGACCTGGCGATTCGGGTCGCGCCCTTGTCGGACCATGCGGGACTGACGGCGCGGAGGCTCGGTGTTCAGAACATGGTGGTCTGCGCGTCACCGGCGTATCTGGCGCGACGTGGCCGACCCAAGTCACTCGAGGACCTGGGGAAGCACGAGGCCGTCCTCTACGGGCGGCAGGGGACGGCGAAGCCCTGGCGGTTCCCGGACCCACGGGGAGGTGAGCGGCTGGTGCCGATGCGAGGGCGGCTGCGCTTCGATGACCTGGAGGCCATCGCCGACGAGGCGGTGAGGGGCGCGGGCCTCGCGTGGCTGCCCTGCTGGCTCGTCGCAGCTCGGCTGAGCAAGGGCGAGCTGACGCTGCTCCTGCAGGAAGAGGGGCGACACGGGAATGAAGTCTTCGCCGTGTGGCCGCAGAACAAACACCTGCCCTCGAAGGTGCGCGCGGCCATCGACCTGCTCGCCGCGCGCATCCCCGAGATTCTGTCCGCGGGAGAGGCGCGTGGGAAACGACGCTCGCGCACGACTCGCGCGGCGTCCCCTTCACGACATTGGAACAATGGCAGATAGGCCGTCCGCCTCCCCTTGGACAGCCCCAGGCTTGCCGCTGCTCGACTACTACTTCAATCCGACTCCAGCCCTCGTGGATTGACTCAGCCCAGGGAACGCCTTGTCCCGAAGCTGAGGCTCAGGGGTGTCTTTGTACCGCTCGAAGACCTGCACGGATTGCCGCGCAATGTTCCCCAGGCGGCCTGCGCCCGCATGCGCCTTGAAGTTGCCAATCCGCATCTTCATGCTTCCCAGTTTGATTCCCCGCTGCTCGGCGATGGCGGGCATCTCGCACGGAAGCAGGGCTGTACCAAATCGATAGAGATAGAAGGCGACGATATCGTCAGCCTCGCTCCACTGATGATTGCTCATTTCAGTGCTCCAGTCGGGTTACGACAACGCAGGGTGAGATGGGCGGATCCATCGCTCCCATGCACTCGGTCAGAAGTCCGCTGCCCTGCGGGCCTGCTCCACCCGCCTCTGCTCCGCCGCTTCCTTCCAGAGAATGGAACTGCGGTACCTCACGAGCACATCAGCCCCCGCGCCGCGCTCCTGCGTCAGTGCGAGTGTCACCACCGTTTCACCAGTAGCCCACGCAGCCCTGGCTTCGAACGGCGACTTCAGCAAACGGTCCCTCTCCATCGCGGCACGCATGGATGTCCCTTCACTGCGGATGGCAGCACCAGTGCTGTCCTGAGTGGAGTGAACTCCCGAAGCCAGTCGTGCGGACTGATTGAGTGAGTCGCCGATTTGCCGCAGGACATAAAGGGACTCGAGGTCATCGATGACAGTATCTGTCGTCCTCTCCCTAGCCGGTCTTCCATACTTGGTCGAGAGGAGCCCCTTGATGTCGGCGTATGAGCTTCGTGCCGAAGCGAGTGACGGGAGCCACAGAGAAATATCTGAGAGACGTCCGCCCGCGAACGAGCAGTACACTTTGGCCTCATAACCAGCCACCACGATGGCCGCGACCACCTTGCCGTCTTCGACAATTGCCGTCGGCCCCAGTGCAGCAACAACCTCCGAGCGCGGCATCCCCCATCTTGTCGCCTGGAATCCTTCGGAACTTCGCCATGCGGCACCTTGAGCATTCAGGGCGCGAATCGCCGTAAGTCGCTGCGCTCGTCTTTCCCGCTCAGGAGATGCACACCCCATCACGAGTGGAAGGCAGATGCAGACGGCGATGGCCAAGCGCATGCCTCGATTTCATGTGCCCTCGCGAAATCGGTCAAGCGCTCCCCGGCACCCAGTCAGCGGCATGAGATGAAGACGAGGTTCAGTCACATCAGACCACCGCTGGCCAGCGCCGGCCTTCAGTGAACTTCCAGCGGTACCAGGAGCCCGCACCTCGGGAGGGACCGGGACAGCCCCCGACCAGAGCGGGTCTACCTTGCCCCAGGTGCAACTCACCGCAGCGCGAACCGTCGCCGGTACGCATCCGGCGTCAATCCCGTGCGCGCCTTGAACCGTCGCCGGAACGACGTGGTGTCCGCATAGCCCACGGCCTGCGAGATGTCCTCCACGGTGCGCGGACTCGTCTCCAGCATCCTCCGGGCCGCCTCGACGCGCAGTCGTTGGACGTAGTCCAGCGGCGTATCCCCCGTCGCCTTCTGGAAGCGCCTCAGCAACGTCCTCGCCCCCAGGCTCGCGGCCTCCGCCGCCTCCGCCAAGGTCACCGGCCCCTGGTAGTGCGCCTCCAGCCACTCCTGCGCGCGCAGCACCGCCGCATCCCCGTGGTCCCTCGGCGCCGAGTGCACCGCGTACGGCCCCTGCAACCTGCGCCCGGGCTCCACCAACAACATCTTCGCGCACAGCGCCGCCAATTCCGGTGACGCCTTCTTCGCCACCAGATGCAGACACAGGTCCAGATACGCCGTGATTCCTCCCGCCGTGAGCACGTCGTCCTGGTCCACCAACAACAGCTCCGGCTTGAGCCTCACCCCCGGATAACGCGCCGCGAAGCGCTGCGCCAAACCCCAGTGCGTCGTCGCCTCACGCCCCTCCAACAACCCCGTCTCCGCCAACACGAACGCCCCCGCGCACACCGCCGCCAGCTTCGCGCCTCGCGCGTGCTGCGCCTTCAACCACCGCGTCAGCACCCGCTCCCCCAACACCGCCTCCAACCCTCCCACCATCGCCGGAACCAACACCACGTCGAAGCGCTCCGCGGGCTTCGGCACCCTCGCCGCCATCAGCTCCAACCCATGGAAGCTCCTCGCGGGCTCCCCACGCGGCGACACCAACTCCACCACGAAGGGCTCGGACATCCCCACGTCCCGGCTCAGCAGGTTCGCCATCGCGAACACGTCCAGCGGCCCCATCACGCTGGAGGCCACACACCCCTCCAGGGACAACACCGCGATGCGCGTGGGACTCGCCGCCTTGACCATGGCCGCTTGTCGTTTTCCGCCCGGATTTTGTCAATCCAGGCACTCGTCGCGTGCATCCCGTCTGGTTATTGCATCCCATGAAGCCCCACCCCACGGAGCCCCCCTTGGACCCCACCACCGCCCTGCTGCTCATCGACATCCAGAACGACTACTTCCCCGGCGGCCGCGCCGAGCTGGACCGCGCCGAGGCCGCCGCCACCCAGGCCCGCGCGGCCCTCGACCACTTCCGCCAACACCACCTGCCCGTCATCCACGTCCGCCACATCTCCGTGCAGCCCGGCGCCACCTTCTTCCTCCCCAACACCCCGGGCTCGGAGACCCACACACTCGTCGCGCCCCGCCCCGATGAGCGCGTCATCCTCAAGCACTACCCCAACAGCTTCCGGGAGACGGACCTCCAGAAGCAGCTGGGCGCGCTCGGCATCAAGCACCTCGTGGTGACCGGCATGATGACCCTCATGTGCGTGGACGCCACCGTGCGCGCCGCCGCGGACCTCGGCTACGCCGTCACCGTGCTCCAAGACGCCTGCGCCGCCCGCGCCCTCGAGCTCAACGGCGTGAGCGTGCCCGCGCCCCAGGTCCACGCCGCGTTCCTCGCCGCGCTCGGCATGGCCTACGCGAAGCTGGAGAGCACGTCCGACTTCCTCGCCCGCGCGGGGCGCTGACCTCAGAGCTTCAGGCCCGCGCGGATGCTCGCCACGATTTGCTCCGGCGGCGGCGAGACATCCACCGACAGCGCCTGCTCGGGCACCTCCAGCGCCGCCAGCTGACTGTCCAGCAACGACGGCGGCATGAAGTGCCCATGCCGCTGTGCCAGCCTGCGCGACAACACCTCGCGCGGCGCGTTCAGATACACCCACCGCGTCCGGGCCGGGTCCACCTCCAGCCGTTCGCGGTAGGAGCGCTTGAGCGCGGACGAGGCCAGCACCACGTCCTCACCGCGCGACAGGGAGCGCTCGAGCTCCCCTCGGACGTCCGCCAACCACGGCCAACGGTCCTCGTCCGTCAGCGGCACCCCCGCCGCCATCTTCGCCACGTTGGCGGCCGAGTGCAGGTCGTCCGTGTCGAGGAAACGCCAGCCCAGGCTCTGGGCCAGCGCGCGCCCCACCGTCGACTTGCCGGCGCCCGAGACGCCCATGACGACGACCACCATCTCGTGACGCCTCCTCGATGAAACGGGGACCTCCGGACATGGTGCGACGCCTGTCGCCTGTTCGCCACTGCCTCGCGCGTCGAATGACCACCTCTCCACGTCCCACGGGCCCCTCGCGTGCGACGCCGGGCCGGCCGCCTGCCCCCGTAGCATCCCGTCGAACTCCGGATACCCGTCCAACGTCGCGGGTCCAGCGCGAGGAACACGGCTCCGCACCCCCACCATGCTTGGGAAACGTCAGACCCCAGGGGTACGATTCTCCTCACGGTCGCCGCGATGACACGCGGCACGGAGGGGATATCAGTGGCGGACCTCGCGGACGGTGAGCAGACGGAGATGAAGGGCTCGGGCGCCAAGCCCTACATCCTCAAGAACACCGGAGGCGTCTACTCGTGCTCCTGTCCCGCGTGGCGCAACCAGTCCATCGGCATCGAGCGGCGCACCTGCAAGCACCTGCGCAAGCTGCGCGGTGAGGACGCCGAGGCCGCCCGCGTCGGCGGCGCCGCGGCCCTCCCCAAGGCCACCCGCGTCAAGACGGCGAAGGAGACCGAGTCCTCCGAGGACGCCACCGAGAAGGCCCCGCCGCTCCTGCTCGCCCATCCGTGGGAGAACGACGTGGACCTCACGGACTGGTGGATGAGCGAGAAGCTCGACGGCGTGCGCGCGTACTGGGACGGCAAGCGCTTCTGGTCGCGCCTGGGCAACGAGTTCTTCGCGCCGGACTGGTTCACGGCGGCCCTGCCGGACTTCCCGCTGGACGGAGAGCTGTTCGGTGGACGCAAGCGCTTCCAGCGCACGGTGAGCGTGGTGCGCCGGCAGGACAAGAGCCAGGACTGGAAGGAGCTGCTCTTCGTGGTGTTCGACGCCCCGAGCGTGGACGCGGCCTTCGAGCAGCGGCTGGAGCACTGTCGCAAGTGGGTAGATGACACGAAGCCCGAGTACGCGCGGTGGCATCCGCACGAGCGCTGCCAGGGCACGGTGCACCTGCGCACGGAGCTGGAGCGGGTGGAGGGCCTGGGCGGCGAGGGACTGATGCTGCGTCAGCCGGGCTCGCGCTACGAGGTGGGCCGCTCGCACACGCTGTTGAAGGTGAAGAGCTTCAAGGATGACGAGGCCGTGGTGATTGGCCATGTCGCGGGCGCGGGTCGGCACAAGGGGCGGTTGGGTGCGCTCGAGGTGGAGCTGCGCAACGGCAAGCGCTTCAGCGTGGGCACGGGCTTCTCCGACGCGGAGCGGGCCGCGCCGCCGGCCATCGGCACGCTCATCACGTTCCGCTACCAGGAGCTGTCCAACGACGGCGTGCCGCGCTTCCCGTCGTACATCGGCGTGCGCATCGACGCGGCGCCGTTCAAGGCGAAGGGCTGAGCCCCGCCCGCACCCACAGGA
Protein-coding regions in this window:
- a CDS encoding gluconokinase, with the translated sequence MVVVVMGVSGAGKSTVGRALAQSLGWRFLDTDDLHSAANVAKMAAGVPLTDEDRWPWLADVRGELERSLSRGEDVVLASSALKRSYRERLEVDPARTRWVYLNAPREVLSRRLAQRHGHFMPPSLLDSQLAALEVPEQALSVDVSPPPEQIVASIRAGLKL
- a CDS encoding zinc-dependent alcohol dehydrogenase family protein, with the translated sequence MKRWELRKPGRVNLELASVPIPKPGAGEALVRVSAVSLNYREKLFLDAGGYSDVSWPFVPTSDMAGEVVATGASVSRVQVGERVLAAFNTDWVDGPPPRAPRALGGSAPGVLSEYVVLPERWLVAAPRTLDDAQASTLPCAGLTAWTALVEQGALRPGQTVVTQGTGGVSLFAVQLASALGARVIVTSGEDEKLARAKTLGAAHGIQRRRTPDWEKEVLELTSGRGADQVLELVGGDNLGRSASALASGGRISLIGVLEGFDMRFPALPLLRSHGIIQGVLVGHRRGLEDLVRAVDTLRVAPVIDATYPLRDFPKALEHLDRGPFGKLVIRVRE
- a CDS encoding LysR substrate-binding domain-containing protein, with product MTDRLSGVLTFVQAAEAGSFALAAKRLGLSRSAVGKSIARLEERLGARLFLRTTRKQGLTEDGQVFYERCVRALAELEAAEAELDSGHRAPTGRLRVTASVLFGRHCVAPLLGELARQHPELEVELSVSDRVVDLIEEGFDLAIRVAPLSDHAGLTARRLGVQNMVVCASPAYLARRGRPKSLEDLGKHEAVLYGRQGTAKPWRFPDPRGGERLVPMRGRLRFDDLEAIADEAVRGAGLAWLPCWLVAARLSKGELTLLLQEEGRHGNEVFAVWPQNKHLPSKVRAAIDLLAARIPEILSAGEARGKRRSRTTRAASPSRHWNNGR
- a CDS encoding cysteine hydrolase family protein; protein product: MKPHPTEPPLDPTTALLLIDIQNDYFPGGRAELDRAEAAATQARAALDHFRQHHLPVIHVRHISVQPGATFFLPNTPGSETHTLVAPRPDERVILKHYPNSFRETDLQKQLGALGIKHLVVTGMMTLMCVDATVRAAADLGYAVTVLQDACAARALELNGVSVPAPQVHAAFLAALGMAYAKLESTSDFLARAGR
- a CDS encoding GlxA family transcriptional regulator, which produces MVKAASPTRIAVLSLEGCVASSVMGPLDVFAMANLLSRDVGMSEPFVVELVSPRGEPARSFHGLELMAARVPKPAERFDVVLVPAMVGGLEAVLGERVLTRWLKAQHARGAKLAAVCAGAFVLAETGLLEGREATTHWGLAQRFAARYPGVRLKPELLLVDQDDVLTAGGITAYLDLCLHLVAKKASPELAALCAKMLLVEPGRRLQGPYAVHSAPRDHGDAAVLRAQEWLEAHYQGPVTLAEAAEAASLGARTLLRRFQKATGDTPLDYVQRLRVEAARRMLETSPRTVEDISQAVGYADTTSFRRRFKARTGLTPDAYRRRFALR
- a CDS encoding DNA ligase, which codes for MADLADGEQTEMKGSGAKPYILKNTGGVYSCSCPAWRNQSIGIERRTCKHLRKLRGEDAEAARVGGAAALPKATRVKTAKETESSEDATEKAPPLLLAHPWENDVDLTDWWMSEKLDGVRAYWDGKRFWSRLGNEFFAPDWFTAALPDFPLDGELFGGRKRFQRTVSVVRRQDKSQDWKELLFVVFDAPSVDAAFEQRLEHCRKWVDDTKPEYARWHPHERCQGTVHLRTELERVEGLGGEGLMLRQPGSRYEVGRSHTLLKVKSFKDDEAVVIGHVAGAGRHKGRLGALEVELRNGKRFSVGTGFSDAERAAPPAIGTLITFRYQELSNDGVPRFPSYIGVRIDAAPFKAKG